A region from the Nocardioides coralli genome encodes:
- the ssd gene encoding septum site-determining protein Ssd, translating into MTAPLIVTCDQTLLDELLRLGAAAGVSPSVAADAATGLAGWAAAPLVLVGADLAEELAELRPLRRDGVHVVSWGTFPAPAMRTALTLGAENVAELPQSGEWVVEQLTDLGDQRPRRARTLGVVGGSGGAGATVFAAALGQVAAAAGPAVVVDADPLGPGMDRVLGMEDRSGVRWDELCQTTGRLGATALRESLPRRDGLGVLTWYAGAPGTLQPFAVREVLSAAQRGHETVVVDLPRRHDGLLDEAIARCDEVLVVTRASVGGLASAARVVAGLPDAGAARLVLRGPGLDAADVARVVDTPVVAAMGDQRGLAESIDLGLGPVRTRRSPLARTAREVLGSVATRSAA; encoded by the coding sequence ATGACCGCACCGCTCATCGTGACCTGCGACCAGACCCTGCTCGACGAGCTGCTGCGTCTCGGTGCCGCCGCCGGGGTCAGCCCGAGCGTCGCCGCCGACGCCGCCACCGGGCTCGCCGGGTGGGCGGCCGCACCGCTCGTCCTGGTCGGCGCCGACCTCGCCGAGGAGCTCGCCGAGCTGCGCCCGCTGCGGCGCGACGGCGTCCACGTCGTGTCCTGGGGCACCTTCCCGGCGCCGGCGATGCGGACGGCCCTGACGCTCGGTGCCGAGAACGTCGCCGAGCTGCCGCAGTCCGGCGAGTGGGTCGTCGAGCAGCTCACCGACCTCGGCGACCAGCGGCCGCGACGCGCCCGCACCCTCGGGGTGGTCGGCGGCTCGGGCGGTGCGGGGGCCACGGTCTTCGCGGCCGCGCTGGGCCAGGTGGCGGCCGCCGCAGGGCCGGCCGTGGTCGTCGACGCCGATCCCCTCGGTCCCGGCATGGACCGGGTCCTGGGCATGGAGGACCGGTCCGGGGTGCGCTGGGACGAGCTGTGCCAGACGACCGGCCGGCTCGGTGCCACCGCCCTCCGCGAGAGCCTGCCGCGCCGCGACGGGCTCGGCGTCCTGACCTGGTACGCCGGGGCGCCGGGAACCCTGCAGCCGTTCGCGGTCCGCGAGGTGCTCTCCGCGGCCCAGCGCGGCCACGAGACGGTGGTCGTCGACCTGCCACGCCGGCACGACGGCCTGCTCGACGAAGCCATCGCCCGGTGCGACGAGGTCCTCGTCGTGACGCGTGCCTCGGTCGGCGGCCTGGCTTCGGCGGCCCGGGTGGTCGCCGGTCTCCCCGACGCCGGCGCTGCGCGACTCGTGCTGCGCGGGCCCGGGCTCGACGCAGCCGACGTCGCCCGGGTGGTCGACACCCCGGTGGTGGCGGCGATGGGGGACCAGCGTGGCCTGGCCGAGTCGATCGACCTGGGGCTCGGACCGGTGCGGACCCGGCGCAGCCCTCTCGCGCGGACGGCCCGCGAGGTGCTGGGTTCCGTCGCGACCCGGTCGGCAGCGTGA
- a CDS encoding TadA family conjugal transfer-associated ATPase → MSGAPAELLDLVRDRLAHEAGTLTPHRVAEALRSLGGPVGDATVLAVHEALVREVIGAGPLEPLLRQPGVTDVLVNGPGAVYVDRGGGLEKVGVSFPDDEAVRRLAQRLAAAGGRRLDDATPFVDVRLVDGTRLHAVLSPVARPGTVVSLRVPSARALTLSDLLAAGTLTEVGARLLASVVEARLAFLVSGGTGAGKTTLLASVLSLVDPAERLVLVEDASELRPDHPHVVGLEARPANLEGAGEVSVRTLVRQALRMRPDRLVVGEVRDGSVTELLAALNTGHEGGCGTIHANSAGDVPARIEALALASGWERAATHSQIASALDVVVHLARARDGRRVLREVAVPRRGPDGVVGLVPAVEFDDDGGHRVREGGELLDHRLTG, encoded by the coding sequence GTGAGCGGTGCGCCCGCGGAGCTGCTCGACCTGGTCCGCGACCGGCTCGCCCACGAAGCGGGGACGCTGACCCCCCACCGGGTGGCCGAGGCGCTGCGCTCCCTGGGGGGTCCCGTGGGCGACGCCACCGTGCTCGCGGTCCACGAGGCGCTGGTGCGCGAGGTGATCGGGGCAGGGCCGCTCGAACCGCTGTTGCGGCAGCCCGGCGTCACGGACGTCCTGGTCAACGGTCCGGGTGCGGTCTACGTCGACCGGGGCGGGGGCCTCGAGAAGGTGGGGGTGAGCTTCCCCGACGACGAGGCCGTGCGCCGGCTGGCCCAGCGTCTCGCCGCGGCGGGCGGCCGCCGGCTCGACGACGCCACACCCTTCGTCGACGTGCGGCTCGTCGACGGCACCCGCCTGCACGCCGTGCTCAGCCCGGTCGCGAGACCCGGCACGGTCGTCTCGCTCCGGGTGCCGTCCGCCCGTGCCCTGACCCTGTCCGACCTGCTCGCCGCGGGCACCCTCACCGAGGTCGGAGCCCGGCTGCTCGCCTCCGTCGTCGAGGCCCGGCTCGCCTTCCTGGTCTCGGGCGGCACCGGGGCCGGGAAGACCACCCTGCTGGCGAGCGTCCTGTCCCTCGTCGACCCTGCCGAGCGGCTGGTGCTCGTCGAGGACGCCAGCGAGCTGCGGCCCGACCACCCCCACGTGGTCGGGCTCGAGGCGCGGCCGGCCAACCTCGAGGGGGCCGGCGAGGTGTCGGTGCGGACGCTGGTCCGCCAGGCGCTGCGGATGCGTCCCGACCGGCTGGTGGTGGGCGAGGTCCGGGACGGGTCGGTCACCGAGCTCCTCGCCGCCCTCAACACCGGCCACGAGGGCGGCTGCGGCACCATCCACGCCAACTCCGCCGGGGACGTCCCCGCCCGGATCGAGGCGCTCGCCCTGGCCAGTGGCTGGGAGCGGGCCGCCACCCACAGCCAGATCGCCTCTGCCCTCGACGTCGTCGTCCACCTCGCGCGGGCCCGGGACGGACGACGGGTGCTGCGGGAGGTCGCCGTCCCCCGCCGGGGGCCCGACGGGGTGGTCGGGCTGGTCCCGGCCGTCGAGTTCGACGACGACGGTGGTCACCGGGTGCGCGAGGGTGGCGAGCTCCTCGACCACCGGCTGACGGGATGA
- a CDS encoding type II secretion system F family protein gives MSVVAALAAAAAAWLCWRPRPRAGASARDPAPAWLGALACVVAGAGVVVVGPAVLAVVVVAWAGRSLVRTRARRREAAVTADRVLEACELLAADVAAGQPPSRSLTAAAAAWPALGPVARAVALGGDVPTALREVASRPGAAELRLVAAAWAVSHRTGAGLADALTRVAASLRADRATRRVVAGELASARATARLMAGLPLLVLLLGAGGARSPWGFLLGTTPGVLCLLAGLGLGATGLWWIERIADGVTG, from the coding sequence ATGAGTGTCGTCGCGGCCCTCGCCGCCGCGGCTGCGGCCTGGCTGTGCTGGCGGCCGCGGCCCCGCGCCGGGGCCAGCGCGCGCGATCCCGCTCCGGCCTGGCTCGGGGCACTGGCGTGCGTGGTGGCCGGCGCAGGTGTCGTCGTGGTCGGTCCCGCGGTTCTGGCGGTGGTGGTGGTGGCGTGGGCCGGCCGTTCCCTGGTGCGGACACGTGCTCGGCGCCGTGAGGCGGCGGTGACGGCCGACCGGGTCCTCGAGGCCTGCGAGCTGCTCGCCGCCGACGTCGCTGCCGGTCAACCCCCCTCGCGCTCGCTGACGGCCGCCGCCGCTGCCTGGCCGGCACTCGGCCCCGTGGCGCGGGCCGTCGCGCTGGGTGGCGACGTACCCACCGCGCTGCGAGAGGTGGCGTCCCGTCCCGGCGCGGCCGAGCTGCGCCTGGTCGCGGCGGCGTGGGCGGTGTCGCACCGGACCGGCGCAGGGCTGGCCGACGCGCTGACCCGGGTGGCGGCGTCCCTGCGGGCCGATCGCGCCACCCGCCGGGTGGTGGCGGGAGAGCTGGCCTCGGCACGGGCGACTGCCCGCCTCATGGCCGGGTTGCCGCTGCTGGTCCTCCTGCTCGGAGCCGGTGGCGCCCGGTCGCCGTGGGGCTTCCTGCTCGGCACGACGCCGGGGGTCCTGTGCCTGCTCGCGGGGCTGGGCCTGGGCGCGACGGGTCTGTGGTGGATCGAGCGGATCGCCGACGGGGTGACCGGGTGA
- a CDS encoding type II secretion system F family protein, whose protein sequence is MTALVAGTATALAIWWALPPRPQPQAPLATRPDRRDTASGDWLHRGRHVWPVLAGAGVWTLVSGWTGLGGAVLAAVVVRHLVGSAEPAASRREREAVRRDLPVVVLLLGVALRGGAAIVPAIRQVGAALPGTAAARLGVACDRITVGVDPERVWRDLAGDPALAPLGRALARAHRSGAPVARAVERLADDLAATARAEVEDRARAVGVKAALPLGVCLLPAFLLLGIVPLVVSLVTGMTW, encoded by the coding sequence GTGACCGCGCTGGTCGCGGGCACCGCGACCGCCCTGGCGATCTGGTGGGCGCTGCCGCCACGCCCGCAGCCACAGGCTCCGCTCGCCACCCGTCCGGACCGACGTGACACCGCGAGCGGTGACTGGCTGCATCGGGGCCGCCACGTGTGGCCGGTGCTCGCGGGCGCGGGGGTCTGGACGTTGGTCTCCGGGTGGACAGGTCTGGGCGGGGCGGTGCTCGCCGCCGTGGTGGTCCGCCACCTGGTGGGGTCGGCTGAGCCTGCCGCTTCCCGGCGGGAGCGCGAGGCGGTGCGCCGCGACCTGCCCGTGGTGGTGCTGCTGCTCGGCGTCGCGCTGCGCGGGGGTGCGGCCATCGTCCCCGCGATCCGCCAGGTGGGTGCTGCCCTGCCCGGAACCGCCGCGGCGCGGCTCGGTGTCGCCTGCGACCGCATCACGGTCGGCGTCGACCCCGAACGCGTGTGGCGCGACCTGGCCGGCGACCCCGCCCTCGCGCCGCTGGGCCGCGCGCTGGCCCGGGCCCACCGGTCGGGAGCTCCGGTCGCGCGTGCCGTCGAGCGGCTCGCCGACGACCTGGCGGCGACGGCCCGGGCCGAGGTCGAGGACCGTGCTCGGGCGGTCGGCGTCAAGGCCGCGCTGCCCCTGGGCGTGTGCCTGCTGCCGGCCTTCCTGCTCCTGGGGATCGTGCCGCTCGTGGTCAGTCTGGTGACGGGGATGACCTGGTGA
- a CDS encoding DUF4244 domain-containing protein codes for MTHHPHRSRADRGITTAEYAVGTAAGAGLAGLLYKLLTGGLGDQMLRSLFDHVMSLLGIG; via the coding sequence ATGACCCACCACCCCCACCGCAGCCGGGCCGACCGCGGGATCACGACGGCCGAGTACGCCGTCGGCACGGCCGCGGGCGCCGGTCTGGCCGGGCTTCTCTACAAGCTGCTCACGGGCGGTCTGGGTGACCAGATGCTGCGCTCGCTCTTCGACCACGTCATGTCGCTGCTCGGTATCGGGTGA
- a CDS encoding TadE family type IV pilus minor pilin has protein sequence MNRRDRGAVTAELALGLPLLLGVTVALVWLLALAAGQVRVVDGAREAARALARGDPEAVAFARAERVSGPGSAVSVVRGGGEVTVTVRRPVSPPGGLLGRLPAVVLAADAVAATEAGR, from the coding sequence GTGAACCGCCGCGACCGGGGAGCGGTCACCGCTGAGCTGGCTCTCGGGCTGCCGCTGCTGCTGGGCGTGACGGTGGCGCTGGTGTGGCTGCTGGCGCTCGCCGCGGGCCAGGTCCGCGTGGTCGACGGTGCCCGAGAGGCGGCCCGCGCTCTGGCACGGGGTGATCCCGAGGCCGTGGCGTTCGCCCGCGCCGAACGGGTGTCCGGCCCGGGAAGCGCCGTGAGTGTGGTCCGCGGCGGTGGTGAGGTCACGGTCACCGTGCGTCGACCGGTGTCCCCTCCCGGTGGGCTGCTCGGTCGGCTCCCCGCGGTGGTCCTGGCCGCGGACGCCGTCGCCGCCACCGAGGCTGGGCGGTGA
- a CDS encoding Rv3654c family TadE-like protein, which yields MTRERGSASLLVVACLSLLLLVTAALGVAGAMVRAHRTAQAAADLAALGGAAAGQRGGDACATAERLADANGARMTACRLAGPDVVVQVAVAGPRWLGQPHDLGASARAGPGSGQPSGPTP from the coding sequence GTGACCCGGGAGCGGGGCTCCGCCAGCCTGCTCGTGGTGGCCTGCCTGTCGCTGCTGCTCCTGGTCACCGCCGCCCTGGGGGTGGCCGGCGCCATGGTGCGGGCCCACCGCACCGCCCAGGCGGCGGCAGACCTGGCGGCGCTCGGCGGCGCGGCGGCCGGCCAGCGCGGTGGAGACGCGTGCGCCACCGCCGAACGGCTGGCGGACGCCAACGGCGCCAGGATGACCGCCTGCCGGCTGGCCGGCCCCGACGTGGTGGTCCAGGTGGCGGTGGCCGGCCCCCGGTGGCTCGGGCAGCCCCACGACCTGGGCGCGTCAGCGCGGGCCGGTCCCGGTTCCGGTCAGCCGTCGGGCCCGACGCCCTGA
- a CDS encoding DEAD/DEAH box helicase, protein MTAGDHGQRELPELLDRLTVGEARADRLTHVEELPPRPARHAAWPAWVPTEVQAAYAARGVLAPWQHQVAAAEAAWGGAHVVLSTGTASGKSLAFQVPALSAVLTARGGRGERGAAALYLAPTKALAHDQWAGLDALGLDVRLSTHDGDSTREQRDWTRDHGEYVLTNPDMLHRSLLPAHERWSRLLATLRYVVVDEAHHYRGVFGAHVAQVLRRLRRVCHRYGSDPVFVLASATMSDPAAAAARLTGVPVTAVTDDASPRGHVALALWEPPLTSFLGENGAPVRRSATSETADLLADLVVDGVRTLAFARSRRGVEQLARTTSDLLAEVDPSLRETVAAYRGGYLPEERRELEQQLRAGDLTGLAATNALELGIDVSGLDAVLMVGFPGTRAALWQQLGRAGRGAGDALGVLVARDDPLDTYLVHHPEALVGQPVEANVFDPDNPHVLGPHLCAAAQELPLTEADLPVFGPTTEDLLGQLTAAGLLRRRPRGWYWTDQRRAADLVDIRSGGGTPVQLMEAGTGRVVGTVDAARAHGTAHAGAVYLHRGETWLVHELDLDEHVAVLERTDPGWSTSARETTSISILREREHVLWGPVRLSLGDVEVTHQVVSYLRRRHPSGEVMGEEPLDLPERTLHTVAVWWSVPDDLLADAGLAARDLPGAAHAAEHCSIGLLPLVATCDRWDIGGVSTARHADTGQLTVFVHDGHPGGAGFAERGYRAAAAWLRATRDTIADCECPEGCPSCVQSPKCGNQNHPLDKAGALDLLDLVLAHAPRQGVGPDG, encoded by the coding sequence ATGACGGCCGGCGACCACGGGCAGCGCGAGCTCCCCGAGCTGCTCGACCGGCTCACCGTCGGCGAGGCTCGCGCCGACCGGCTGACCCACGTCGAGGAGCTGCCACCCCGGCCCGCGCGACACGCCGCCTGGCCGGCGTGGGTGCCCACCGAGGTGCAGGCGGCGTACGCCGCCCGTGGGGTGCTCGCCCCGTGGCAGCACCAGGTGGCCGCGGCGGAAGCGGCGTGGGGCGGCGCCCACGTGGTGCTGTCGACCGGCACCGCCTCGGGCAAGTCCCTCGCCTTCCAGGTGCCCGCCCTCTCGGCCGTCCTCACGGCCCGGGGTGGCCGGGGCGAGCGCGGCGCGGCCGCCCTCTACCTCGCCCCCACCAAGGCGCTGGCCCACGACCAGTGGGCGGGCCTCGACGCCCTCGGCCTCGACGTGCGTCTCTCGACCCATGACGGCGACAGCACCCGCGAGCAGCGCGACTGGACGCGCGACCACGGCGAGTACGTGCTCACCAACCCCGACATGCTCCACCGCTCGCTGCTGCCCGCCCACGAGCGGTGGTCACGGTTGCTGGCGACGTTGCGCTACGTGGTCGTCGACGAGGCCCACCACTACCGCGGCGTCTTCGGTGCCCACGTCGCCCAGGTGCTGCGCCGGCTCCGCCGCGTCTGCCACCGCTACGGCTCCGACCCGGTCTTCGTGCTCGCCTCGGCGACGATGTCCGACCCTGCCGCGGCGGCGGCCCGGCTGACCGGAGTGCCCGTGACCGCGGTGACCGACGACGCCTCGCCGCGGGGCCACGTGGCGCTGGCGCTGTGGGAGCCGCCGCTGACCTCCTTCCTCGGCGAGAACGGCGCGCCGGTGCGGCGGTCGGCCACGTCGGAGACCGCCGACCTGCTCGCCGACCTGGTGGTCGACGGCGTACGGACGCTGGCCTTCGCCCGCTCGCGGCGGGGGGTCGAGCAGCTGGCCCGCACCACCAGTGACCTGCTGGCCGAGGTGGACCCGTCACTGCGCGAGACGGTCGCGGCCTACCGCGGCGGCTACCTGCCCGAGGAGAGGCGTGAGCTGGAGCAGCAGCTGAGGGCGGGCGACCTCACGGGCCTGGCGGCCACCAACGCGCTCGAGCTCGGGATTGACGTCTCCGGCCTGGACGCGGTCCTCATGGTGGGCTTCCCCGGCACCCGGGCCGCCCTGTGGCAGCAGCTGGGACGGGCCGGCCGCGGGGCGGGCGACGCGCTGGGCGTCCTCGTCGCCCGCGACGACCCCCTCGACACCTACCTCGTGCACCACCCCGAGGCGCTGGTCGGGCAGCCGGTGGAGGCCAACGTCTTCGACCCCGACAACCCCCACGTGCTCGGGCCCCACCTGTGCGCGGCCGCGCAGGAGCTGCCCCTCACCGAGGCCGACCTGCCGGTCTTCGGGCCCACGACCGAGGACCTGCTCGGCCAGCTGACCGCGGCCGGTCTGCTGCGGCGCCGCCCCCGCGGCTGGTACTGGACCGACCAGCGCCGGGCCGCCGACCTCGTCGACATCCGCTCGGGCGGCGGTACGCCGGTGCAGCTGATGGAGGCGGGCACCGGTCGGGTCGTCGGCACGGTCGACGCGGCGCGGGCCCACGGCACGGCTCACGCCGGTGCGGTCTACCTCCATCGCGGCGAGACCTGGCTGGTCCACGAGCTCGACCTCGACGAGCACGTCGCGGTCCTCGAGCGCACCGACCCGGGATGGTCCACGTCGGCGCGCGAGACGACGTCCATCTCCATCCTGCGGGAACGCGAGCACGTCCTGTGGGGGCCGGTGCGGCTCAGCCTCGGTGACGTCGAGGTCACCCACCAGGTCGTGTCCTACCTCCGGCGCCGCCACCCCTCCGGGGAGGTGATGGGTGAGGAACCGCTGGACCTGCCCGAGCGCACCCTGCACACCGTGGCGGTGTGGTGGTCGGTCCCCGACGACCTCCTGGCCGACGCGGGGCTGGCGGCGCGCGACCTGCCGGGTGCGGCCCATGCCGCCGAGCACTGCTCCATCGGTCTGCTCCCGCTCGTGGCGACGTGCGACCGCTGGGACATCGGCGGCGTCTCCACGGCCCGCCATGCCGACACCGGGCAGCTGACCGTGTTCGTCCACGACGGCCATCCGGGTGGGGCCGGCTTCGCCGAGCGCGGCTACCGGGCTGCCGCGGCGTGGCTGCGCGCCACCCGTGACACCATCGCCGACTGCGAGTGCCCGGAGGGCTGCCCGTCGTGCGTCCAGTCGCCCAAGTGCGGCAACCAGAACCACCCGCTCGACAAGGCCGGCGCCCTCGACCTCCTCGACCTGGTGCTGGCCCACGCGCCGCGTCAGGGCGTCGGGCCCGACGGCTGA
- a CDS encoding STAS domain-containing protein: MDLTLTTREADGKTIVAVGGEIDVYTAPKLRDKITELVSAGSYELVVDMQAVEFLDSTGLGVLVGGLKKVRAHDGSLELVCNQDRLLKIFRITGLAKVFVIHETPDEALTAG; the protein is encoded by the coding sequence GTGGACCTGACACTGACGACGCGCGAGGCGGATGGGAAGACCATTGTCGCCGTCGGTGGGGAGATCGACGTCTACACGGCGCCGAAGCTGCGCGACAAGATCACCGAGCTGGTCTCGGCCGGCTCCTACGAGCTGGTGGTCGACATGCAGGCGGTCGAGTTCCTCGACTCCACCGGTCTGGGCGTCCTGGTCGGCGGCCTCAAGAAGGTCCGCGCCCACGACGGCTCCCTGGAGCTGGTGTGCAACCAGGACCGGCTGCTCAAGATCTTCCGGATCACCGGCCTGGCCAAGGTCTTCGTGATCCACGAGACGCCCGACGAGGCGCTCACCGCCGGCTGA
- a CDS encoding sodium-translocating pyrophosphatase: MTGVLPAVVDVSGGNFVLVLVVFLISLGALGMAYMFRQEVLSAGEGTQNMQNIAHAVQEGANAYLQRQFRTLGIFAAVAFFVLLALPADDAGVRIGRSVFFLVGAGFSAAIGYLGMSLAVRANLRVAAAAETEGRDPAMTVGFRTGAFVGMATVGLGLLGASVVVMLFKDGAPIVLEGFGFGAALLAMFMRVGGGIFTKAADVGADLVGKVEHNIPEDDPRNAATIADNVGDNVGDCAGMAADLFESYAVTLVAALILGSQAFGDKGLVFPLIVPTIGALTAVLGVYITRPRAGENGLTTINRAFYISSAVGAVACVIAAFAFLPGSFADFANLEGGAGFEGDPRLIASAAVVIGIVMAAGILFLTGYFTGTEFKPVKDVGRTSLTGPATVILSGLAVGFESAVYTTLVIGAAVFGAFLLGGASLTVSLFAVALAGCGLLTTVGVIVAMDTFGPVSDNAQGIAEMSGDVSPEGAQILTELDAVGNTTKAITKGIAIATAVLAATALFGSYATSVAEALAEANAERGEFSFERFFVFDPSVLVGVLLGAAVVFLFSGLAINAVGRAAGAVVFEVRRQFRDIPGIMEGTGRPEYGRVVDIVTKDSLRELVTPGLLAVMAPVAVGFGLGVTALAGFLAGAIGAGTLMAVFLANAGGAWDNAKKLVEDGFHGGKGSEAHAATVIGDTVGDPFKDTAGPAINPLLKVMNLVSLLIAGAIVSMSVGEDQNDPLRIVIALIAVAVIVGAVVVSKRRSTVIGDDDPGVPAQPHTPPAPESEGDPAPTQRFEPSQQQ, encoded by the coding sequence ATGACCGGGGTCCTGCCCGCTGTCGTTGATGTCTCCGGCGGCAACTTCGTGCTGGTCCTCGTCGTCTTCCTGATCTCGCTCGGCGCGCTCGGGATGGCGTACATGTTCCGCCAGGAAGTGCTTTCCGCCGGTGAAGGCACCCAGAACATGCAGAACATCGCCCACGCGGTGCAGGAGGGCGCCAACGCCTACTTGCAGCGACAGTTCCGGACTCTCGGGATCTTCGCCGCGGTCGCGTTCTTCGTCCTCCTCGCACTCCCTGCGGACGATGCGGGCGTGCGGATCGGGCGATCCGTCTTCTTCCTGGTGGGCGCCGGCTTCTCGGCCGCCATCGGGTACCTCGGCATGAGCCTGGCGGTGCGCGCCAACCTGCGCGTCGCCGCCGCCGCCGAGACCGAGGGTCGTGACCCCGCGATGACCGTCGGCTTCCGTACCGGCGCCTTCGTCGGCATGGCCACCGTCGGCCTGGGCCTGCTGGGCGCCAGCGTCGTCGTGATGCTCTTCAAGGACGGCGCCCCCATCGTGCTGGAGGGCTTCGGCTTCGGCGCCGCGCTCCTCGCGATGTTCATGAGGGTCGGCGGCGGCATCTTCACCAAGGCCGCCGACGTGGGCGCCGACCTGGTCGGCAAGGTCGAGCACAACATCCCCGAGGACGACCCGCGCAACGCCGCGACCATCGCCGACAACGTCGGTGACAACGTCGGCGACTGCGCCGGCATGGCCGCCGACCTCTTCGAGTCCTACGCCGTCACGCTGGTGGCCGCGCTGATCCTCGGCTCGCAGGCCTTCGGCGACAAGGGGCTGGTGTTCCCGCTGATCGTGCCGACCATCGGCGCGCTCACCGCGGTGCTCGGCGTCTACATCACGCGGCCCAGGGCGGGCGAGAACGGCCTGACCACGATCAACCGGGCCTTCTACATCTCCTCGGCCGTCGGCGCCGTCGCGTGCGTGATCGCCGCCTTCGCCTTCCTGCCGGGCAGCTTCGCGGACTTCGCCAACCTCGAGGGGGGTGCCGGCTTCGAGGGGGACCCGCGCCTGATCGCGTCCGCCGCCGTCGTCATCGGCATCGTGATGGCCGCCGGCATCCTGTTCCTGACCGGCTACTTCACCGGCACCGAGTTCAAGCCGGTCAAGGACGTCGGCCGGACCTCGCTGACCGGACCGGCCACCGTGATCCTCTCCGGCCTCGCGGTCGGCTTCGAGTCGGCCGTCTACACCACCCTGGTGATCGGCGCCGCCGTGTTCGGTGCGTTCCTGCTCGGTGGTGCGTCGCTGACGGTCTCGCTGTTCGCCGTCGCCCTGGCCGGCTGCGGCCTGCTGACCACGGTCGGCGTGATCGTGGCCATGGACACCTTCGGCCCGGTCTCCGACAACGCTCAGGGCATCGCCGAGATGTCCGGTGACGTCAGCCCGGAGGGCGCGCAGATCCTCACCGAGCTCGACGCGGTCGGCAACACGACCAAGGCCATCACCAAGGGCATCGCGATCGCGACCGCCGTGCTGGCGGCGACCGCGCTCTTTGGCTCCTACGCGACCTCGGTCGCCGAGGCGCTCGCGGAGGCCAACGCGGAGCGGGGCGAGTTCAGCTTCGAGCGGTTCTTCGTCTTCGACCCGTCGGTGCTCGTCGGCGTCCTGCTCGGTGCCGCCGTGGTGTTCCTCTTCTCCGGCCTGGCGATCAACGCGGTCGGCCGGGCCGCCGGCGCGGTCGTCTTCGAGGTGCGGCGCCAGTTCCGCGACATCCCCGGGATCATGGAGGGCACCGGTCGTCCGGAGTACGGCCGGGTGGTCGACATCGTCACCAAGGACTCGCTGCGCGAGCTGGTGACGCCGGGCCTCCTGGCGGTCATGGCTCCGGTCGCGGTCGGCTTCGGCCTCGGTGTGACGGCGCTCGCCGGCTTCCTCGCCGGTGCGATCGGTGCCGGCACCCTGATGGCGGTCTTCCTCGCCAACGCCGGTGGTGCCTGGGACAACGCCAAGAAGCTCGTCGAGGACGGCTTCCACGGCGGCAAGGGCTCGGAGGCGCACGCGGCGACCGTCATCGGCGACACGGTGGGCGACCCGTTCAAGGACACCGCGGGGCCGGCCATCAACCCGCTGCTCAAGGTGATGAACCTGGTCTCCCTGCTGATCGCCGGAGCCATCGTGTCGATGTCGGTCGGTGAGGACCAGAACGACCCGCTGCGGATCGTCATCGCCCTCATCGCCGTGGCGGTGATCGTCGGCGCGGTGGTCGTGTCGAAGCGGCGGTCCACCGTGATCGGCGACGACGACCCGGGCGTGCCGGCCCAGCCGCACACGCCGCCGGCGCCGGAGTCCGAGGGTGACCCGGCTCCGACCCAGCGGTTCGAGCCGAGCCAGCAGCAGTAA